From the genome of Deltaproteobacteria bacterium:
GACCAGTAAGGGCCTTGCCGTTAATATCGAGGTTACCGCCCAACGTATCTCCCGCTTTGTTGAGCGGTGCGAAGCCTAAAGCATCTTGTTTGGTGTTGAATGTGGACCAATCAGTAGAACTCAAATAACCAGAAGCTGTACCGCTAGCCTTAGCGATGCTAATACTAGGTGCTGTACCTGACCCAGCGACGGTGATGGGGGCAACACCGCTCAGTCCAGTTACAGCAGCCGGATTTTGGGAGACTAACTGCGTGGCATCGATTTTTTTCCACGTAAAGCCGCCGCGACCATCACTGGTCATGACGCTACCATCGATAGCTCCGCTGTCCATTTTAATGCGAAGCTTGCCACTCGTGTCACTGTACTCGAAGTGAGTTTCATCTACTGGGATGCGCAGCGCCAGTGGCGTATAGAGAAAGCGCTGGCGGGGATAAGTTTTGCCGGCGGCAGTAACTTCGATATAGACAGCGCTGGTGCCGTTACCAAACACTGCAGCAAGATCAGGACCCGACAGTGGGAGATCAATGGTGAAGACGCCGTTGCTTAAATTGACGCCGGGTTTATTGATACTGCGACCGCGTTGCGCGCCGTCAGTGGCAGCACTCCAGAAACTCACATCGATATCTACTGTGCCCTCAACGGGAGCGCCGTTGGCTTGTGTGAGACGGCCTGCGTAATTCACGCTGAAAGTTTCTTCTCCAACTGCAAGCGATGGTCCTGAGAATAGAGCTACGACCAAAACAGCAACGAGCCACATCTGTCTGCGTATCGCAGCTGTGACCAGGGTCGGTGAGTTGGTGTGTACAGTGCTCATCGGATCGGGCCTAAGCTTTCGAGAGGAGGACGGAATGTCCCTCTTTTCCCTCAAAGACTTGGTTCGTCAGGGCTTGGGCGGATCTTTAGAATTATTTTTTAGTTCTTGTGATTTCATTGGGTTGCGGTGAGTTGAAAGCTGGTGGGCTGAGGTAGCGTTTGTCCGTTTTTCTTGCCGTTTTCCAGTAGGTGTAAATTGTGGTCAAATCTGTGGGTTACACCTTGGTTTTTTGGTATCTTAAATTTAGTCAAGATTTTAGCTACTTGTGTTCTACCTGGGCCTTGGAGTGATTGGGATCCAGCATGACCAAAAAGTCACTAAGCAAAGCGCAGCGCTCTAAGATTGTGACGACAATTTTGGGAATTGCCGGCGATGTGGAGGCGATATACCTCTACGGATCGATGGCGCGTGGCGAAGGGCGAGACGATAGCGATATCGATATCGCTATCATGCGACTAGCGCCTATAGATGCCAGCCTTGCCCTAGAATTGCGCACAGAACTCGGTGCCGCACTTAGTCGCGATATTGATTTATTGGATCTCCGTAGGACTCCGACCGAGATGGCTTTTCAGGCAGTGACGGACGG
Proteins encoded in this window:
- a CDS encoding nucleotidyltransferase domain-containing protein, whose protein sequence is MTKKSLSKAQRSKIVTTILGIAGDVEAIYLYGSMARGEGRDDSDIDIAIMRLAPIDASLALELRTELGAALSRDIDLLDLRRTPTEMAFQAVTDGILLHGESDPAVALYENSIMSMYAALQLERREIIADIVARGSVYGS